From Amycolatopsis sp. cg9, one genomic window encodes:
- the nadC gene encoding carboxylating nicotinate-nucleotide diphosphorylase translates to MTFPISEPVLRLIAAAGLDVEDVKRVVTTALGEDLRYGPDATTASTVPASATAVAELTPRVDGVVAGLPVALAVFDMVLGDGYEVLARREDGDRLVAGEPALVLCGPVRGLLTAERTALNLLCHLSGVATATAAWVSEVDGTGCAIRDSRKTLPGLRLLQKYAVRCGGGVNHRLGLGDAVLIKDNHVVAAGSVTAALAAARAHAPELPCEVEVDTLEQLEEALAAAADEVLLDNFTPEQCRLAVARRDEVSPKTRLESSGGLTIERGNAYARSGVDYLSVGGLTHSSPALDLGMDLR, encoded by the coding sequence GTGACGTTCCCGATCTCCGAACCGGTCCTGCGCCTGATCGCCGCGGCGGGCCTCGACGTCGAAGACGTCAAGCGGGTGGTCACCACCGCGCTCGGCGAAGACCTGCGGTACGGGCCCGACGCGACGACGGCGTCGACGGTGCCGGCTTCCGCGACGGCCGTGGCGGAGCTGACCCCGCGCGTCGACGGCGTCGTCGCCGGGCTGCCGGTCGCGCTCGCGGTGTTCGACATGGTGCTGGGCGACGGCTACGAAGTGCTGGCCCGGCGCGAGGACGGCGACCGGCTGGTCGCGGGGGAGCCCGCGCTGGTCCTGTGCGGCCCGGTGCGCGGGCTGCTCACCGCCGAGCGCACGGCGCTGAACCTGCTCTGCCACCTGTCCGGCGTCGCCACCGCGACCGCCGCCTGGGTGTCCGAAGTGGACGGTACCGGGTGCGCGATCCGCGACTCCCGCAAGACGTTGCCGGGACTGCGGCTGCTGCAGAAGTACGCCGTCCGCTGCGGCGGCGGGGTGAACCACCGGCTGGGGCTCGGCGACGCGGTGCTGATCAAGGACAACCACGTCGTCGCCGCGGGTTCGGTGACGGCGGCGCTGGCCGCGGCCCGCGCGCACGCGCCGGAACTGCCGTGCGAGGTGGAAGTCGACACGCTCGAACAGCTCGAGGAGGCATTGGCCGCGGCGGCGGACGAGGTGCTGCTGGACAACTTCACGCCGGAGCAGTGCCGGCTCGCGGTCGCGCGCCGCGACGAGGTTTCCCCGAAGACGCGGCTGGAATCCTCTGGTGGGCTGACCATCGAGCGTGGTAATGCCTACGCCCGGTCCGGTGTGGACTACCTGTCGGTCGGCGGGCTGACGCACTCTTCACCGGCGTTGGATCTCGGCATGGACCTTCGCTGA
- a CDS encoding S8 family serine peptidase, with amino-acid sequence MRIPAALAVAGLVTVGSPVAAAAAPEAQCANPSGTYSGAVPWGQRQIDPARLWPLTRGDGQLVAVIGTGVDGLNGQFRPGQLEGGAGTESTDCDGRGTIAAGIVGAQPDPSTTFAGVAPGARLLPIRYTDSSAKDGGDPGALAGAIDTAIDRHAGVILIAVPAAFDSPALSGAVSRARSEGAVVVSAASATQQGARTYPTATSGVLAVGSVNPAGEPVQTEAGDYVGVAAPGAELVSTSAGAGGAIAHRWPVTDPGLAAAYVAGVAALVRAYHPDLTGDQVATRLTLTAHRPASGGHDARLGWGVLDAYAAVSSTLPAGIAPPGSVAPAATEPDVVPAAAPAQHPSNVAAGTIALAGVALAAAAGVAVAAVRRGRRRGWRASRFTP; translated from the coding sequence GTGCGGATACCGGCGGCGCTCGCGGTCGCGGGCCTGGTGACGGTCGGTTCGCCGGTGGCGGCGGCCGCGGCCCCGGAAGCGCAGTGCGCGAACCCGTCCGGCACGTATTCCGGCGCCGTCCCGTGGGGCCAGCGCCAGATCGACCCGGCGCGGCTGTGGCCGCTGACCCGGGGTGACGGCCAGCTGGTCGCCGTCATCGGCACCGGCGTCGACGGGCTGAACGGCCAGTTCCGGCCCGGCCAGCTCGAAGGCGGCGCCGGTACCGAGTCCACCGACTGCGACGGCCGCGGCACGATCGCGGCCGGGATCGTCGGCGCGCAACCGGATCCGTCGACGACCTTCGCCGGCGTCGCGCCGGGCGCGCGCCTGCTGCCGATCCGCTACACCGACAGCTCGGCGAAGGACGGCGGTGACCCGGGCGCGCTGGCCGGCGCGATCGACACGGCGATCGACCGGCACGCGGGCGTCATCCTGATCGCCGTCCCGGCGGCGTTCGACAGCCCGGCGCTGTCGGGCGCGGTTTCGCGCGCGCGGTCCGAAGGCGCGGTGGTCGTCTCGGCGGCGTCGGCGACCCAGCAGGGCGCGCGCACCTACCCGACGGCGACGTCCGGGGTCCTGGCCGTCGGCTCGGTGAACCCGGCGGGCGAGCCGGTGCAGACCGAGGCGGGGGACTACGTCGGCGTCGCGGCACCGGGCGCGGAGCTGGTCAGCACCTCGGCCGGCGCGGGCGGCGCGATCGCGCACCGCTGGCCGGTCACCGACCCCGGCCTGGCGGCGGCGTACGTCGCGGGAGTCGCGGCACTGGTCCGGGCGTACCACCCCGACCTGACCGGCGACCAGGTCGCCACGCGCCTCACGCTCACGGCCCACCGCCCGGCTTCCGGCGGCCACGACGCCCGGCTCGGCTGGGGCGTGCTGGACGCCTACGCGGCGGTCTCGTCGACGCTGCCCGCCGGCATCGCCCCGCCCGGCTCGGTCGCCCCGGCGGCCACCGAGCCCGACGTCGTCCCGGCGGCGGCCCCGGCCCAGCACCCTTCGAACGTCGCGGCGGGCACGATCGCGCTGGCCGGCGTCGCCCTGGCGGCGGCCGCCGGGGTGGCGGTCGCCGCCGTCCGCCGGGGCCGCCGCCGCGGCTGGCGCGCGTCCCGCTTCACGCCGTAG